Proteins encoded within one genomic window of Cryptosporangium minutisporangium:
- a CDS encoding Crp/Fnr family transcriptional regulator, protein MDEVLARSGLFQGVEPESAEALAAHLEYLDIPKGHTIFSEGELGDSLYIVMSGKVKVGRRAADGRENMIAVMGPSDLFGELSLFDPGPRTASAVAVTDAKVARMRQQSLRPWITNRPEIAEQLLRVLARRLRRTNDALADLIFTDVPGRVAKNLLQLAKRFGTREGTGLRLTHDLTQEEIAQLVGASRETVNKALADFTSRGWLRLEGKSVVLLDPERLSRRAR, encoded by the coding sequence ATGGACGAGGTACTTGCCCGCTCAGGGCTGTTTCAGGGGGTCGAGCCGGAGTCAGCTGAGGCTCTCGCGGCCCACCTGGAGTACCTCGACATCCCGAAGGGTCACACGATCTTCTCCGAAGGGGAGCTCGGTGACTCGCTTTATATCGTGATGTCCGGGAAGGTTAAGGTCGGTCGCCGCGCTGCGGATGGCCGAGAAAACATGATCGCGGTGATGGGCCCGTCCGATCTGTTCGGCGAGCTGTCCCTCTTCGACCCTGGTCCCCGAACGGCGAGCGCGGTCGCGGTGACCGATGCGAAGGTCGCCCGGATGCGACAGCAGTCGCTCCGACCGTGGATCACCAACCGGCCCGAGATCGCCGAGCAGCTCCTGCGGGTGCTCGCCCGTCGGCTGCGTCGGACGAACGACGCGCTGGCCGACCTGATCTTCACCGACGTGCCGGGGCGGGTCGCGAAGAACCTGCTGCAGCTCGCCAAGCGGTTCGGGACGCGCGAGGGCACCGGTCTGCGCCTCACGCACGACCTGACGCAGGAGGAGATCGCGCAGCTCGTCGGCGCGTCCCGGGAGACCGTGAACAAGGCGCTGGCCGACTTCACGTCCCGCGGGTGGCTACGCCTCGAGGGAAAGTCCGTCGTCCTCTTGGATCCAGAACGCCTGTCCCGCCGCGCCCGCTAG
- a CDS encoding cupredoxin domain-containing protein, which translates to MFSSRRHGAAGPLVAVAVPVASALLSVLAVGACSGGGPAGDPSESPTTMASATVGANGMQEITVTGDDQLRYEPSVIKAKPGKLRITLRTTGGTPHDLEVRPVKINTGLVSKDQERSIEVTLSRGRYDFVCTFHLTSNMVGVIDVS; encoded by the coding sequence GTGTTCTCGTCTCGACGCCATGGGGCGGCTGGGCCCCTCGTGGCCGTCGCCGTACCGGTCGCCTCCGCTCTGCTCTCCGTGCTCGCTGTCGGCGCGTGCTCCGGCGGCGGACCCGCCGGTGACCCGAGCGAATCGCCGACGACCATGGCGAGCGCGACCGTCGGCGCGAACGGAATGCAGGAGATCACCGTCACCGGAGACGATCAACTCCGTTACGAACCGTCGGTTATCAAGGCGAAGCCCGGCAAGTTGCGCATCACACTGCGCACGACCGGCGGAACGCCCCATGATCTGGAGGTCCGCCCGGTCAAGATCAACACCGGCCTGGTCTCCAAGGACCAGGAACGGTCGATCGAGGTCACGCTCAGTCGCGGACGCTATGACTTCGTCTGTACGTTCCACCTCACGTCGAACATGGTCGGTGTGATCGACGTCAGTTGA
- a CDS encoding NUDIX hydrolase — MGPDTPGHPEPGADALPPWLHRLVESLPQVRSEQISRFVPPPDGGGRPSAVLILFGEGEHGPDVLLLQRAATLRAHAGQPAFPGGATDPDDDGPVGTALREANEEVGLDPGSVRVIGELPPVLIPVSGFIVTGVLGWWERPHPVGPADPAEVATVARVPLADLVNPDNRFRVRHPSGVLGPGFGVSDMFVWGFTAGLISFVLDLAGWSQPWNRHNMRDLPAEDLALARRTQPPDAVR; from the coding sequence GTGGGGCCCGACACGCCCGGCCACCCCGAACCCGGCGCGGACGCGCTGCCGCCGTGGCTGCACCGATTGGTGGAGTCGCTGCCGCAGGTCCGCAGCGAGCAGATCTCCCGGTTCGTCCCGCCACCGGACGGCGGCGGACGTCCGTCCGCGGTCCTGATCCTGTTCGGCGAGGGTGAGCACGGCCCTGACGTCCTGTTGCTGCAGCGGGCGGCCACCCTGCGGGCGCACGCCGGACAGCCGGCGTTCCCCGGTGGTGCGACCGACCCCGATGACGACGGTCCGGTCGGCACCGCGCTGCGGGAGGCGAACGAGGAGGTCGGGCTCGACCCGGGCTCCGTACGCGTGATCGGTGAGCTGCCACCGGTGCTCATCCCGGTTTCGGGCTTCATCGTGACCGGTGTGCTCGGCTGGTGGGAACGACCGCATCCGGTCGGTCCCGCCGATCCGGCAGAGGTCGCGACCGTGGCTCGGGTGCCGCTCGCCGACCTGGTCAACCCCGACAACCGGTTCCGGGTCCGGCACCCCAGCGGCGTGCTCGGCCCCGGCTTCGGCGTCAGCGACATGTTCGTCTGGGGCTTCACCGCCGGGCTCATCTCGTTCGTCCTCGACCTCGCCGGGTGGTCCCAACCGTGGAACCGCCACAACATGCGCGACCTGCCCGCCGAGGACCTGGCGCTGGCCCGGCGGACGCAGCCGCCGGACGCGGTGCGCTGA
- a CDS encoding type VII secretion protein EccE yields the protein MAAAVLAVTATRVQGRWTYEWIGLVTRYSVRRRRWSAAPGPDPAILTAVSPGARIGQIEPDARAGRLDADAEEPIGVVTHEAGLTAVLAIEPTTDRSVPLPAPLALLPMAEAGESPITAQALVEVVPAPLGTLAGTSVEQSYRGLHGRPPPARRHGWIALQAVRVPDRSDSDVQELGTALTSALRRTRRRLTKAGLATRVLDRNELADTIDELGSDQPDAEYGAAPSGAMAEEWAHWRTPSSAQATLSVVGWPDLSDPVAASAFDRLPDAAGVPTVLALGVRRADRGVEVQAVIRLTAATRADVDRAVASVRASAASAGLRLRRLDGEQVHGLAATLPLGVFLR from the coding sequence GTGGCGGCGGCCGTTCTCGCGGTCACCGCGACCCGGGTGCAGGGCCGCTGGACGTACGAGTGGATCGGGTTGGTCACGCGCTACTCCGTGCGGCGACGCCGCTGGTCGGCCGCCCCCGGTCCGGACCCTGCGATCCTCACCGCGGTCTCCCCCGGCGCCCGCATCGGCCAGATCGAACCCGACGCTCGCGCGGGTCGCCTCGACGCCGACGCCGAGGAGCCGATCGGCGTCGTCACGCACGAGGCGGGCCTCACCGCGGTCCTCGCGATCGAGCCCACCACCGACCGCAGCGTCCCGCTGCCCGCCCCGCTCGCACTGCTGCCGATGGCCGAGGCCGGCGAGTCACCGATCACCGCGCAGGCTCTCGTCGAGGTCGTTCCCGCACCGCTGGGCACGCTGGCGGGCACCAGCGTCGAGCAGTCCTACCGGGGCCTGCACGGACGGCCACCGCCGGCCCGCCGCCACGGCTGGATCGCCCTGCAGGCCGTTCGGGTACCCGATCGGTCCGACTCCGACGTCCAGGAGCTGGGCACGGCGCTGACCAGTGCGCTGCGCCGCACCCGCCGTCGCCTGACCAAGGCCGGGCTCGCCACCCGGGTCCTTGACCGGAACGAGCTGGCCGACACGATCGACGAGCTCGGCTCCGACCAGCCGGATGCGGAGTACGGCGCCGCTCCGAGCGGCGCGATGGCCGAGGAGTGGGCGCATTGGCGGACTCCCTCGTCCGCGCAGGCGACGCTGTCCGTGGTCGGCTGGCCGGACCTGTCCGATCCGGTCGCGGCTTCGGCGTTCGACCGCCTTCCGGACGCCGCCGGAGTGCCCACCGTGCTCGCGCTCGGCGTCCGCCGCGCCGACCGGGGCGTCGAAGTGCAGGCCGTGATCCGGCTGACGGCTGCTACCCGGGCCGACGTCGACCGCGCGGTCGCCTCGGTGCGGGCCAGCGCGGCCTCCGCGGGGCTGCGGCTCCGCCGGCTGGACGGCGAGCAGGTCCACGGGCTCGCCGCGACGCTGCCGCTGGGGGTGTTCCTCCGATGA
- a CDS encoding MarP family serine protease has translation MDGSLLDLALVVGIIGFAVSGYRQGFVVGALSFVGFFGGALFGVQLAPVIANQFTSQTSRVATALAVAFGCALIGQVLAVAIGSRVRASMRSSGLRVVDGFGGSIVSVIALLLVSWMVATPLASSSSPWLAGQVRRSVVIDAVNNAVPDAVRQLYQRFGEVVEQGEFPQVLGPLTPTEVRDVPAPDSALAGSPTVKNAQASVVKVIGQASSCDRRLEGTGFVYAQNRVMTNAHVIAGTDEVKVEVLGEPYEAKVVWYDPDVDVAVLEVDDLEAPVLKFNQRAVSGADAIVVGYPEDGPYTATPARIRDERVIKGPNIYQSGQVQREVLMLRSEVRSGNSGGPLLAADGTVYGVVFAAAVDDPDTGFALSVDQVTEAAVNGQRATEEVSTQGCD, from the coding sequence GTGGACGGAAGCCTCCTCGACCTCGCTCTCGTCGTCGGAATCATCGGTTTCGCAGTGAGCGGATACCGCCAGGGTTTCGTCGTCGGGGCGTTGTCGTTCGTCGGGTTCTTCGGAGGCGCGCTGTTCGGCGTCCAGTTAGCTCCGGTCATCGCGAACCAGTTCACGAGCCAAACCAGCCGGGTGGCGACCGCCCTGGCGGTGGCGTTCGGCTGTGCGTTGATCGGTCAGGTCCTCGCGGTGGCGATCGGGAGCCGGGTGCGGGCCAGCATGCGCTCCTCCGGTCTGCGGGTGGTCGACGGTTTCGGCGGGTCGATCGTCTCGGTCATCGCGCTGCTGCTCGTCTCCTGGATGGTGGCGACGCCGCTGGCGTCGTCCTCGTCGCCGTGGCTGGCCGGTCAGGTCCGGCGCTCGGTGGTGATCGACGCGGTCAACAACGCGGTTCCGGACGCGGTGCGCCAGCTCTACCAGCGCTTCGGTGAGGTCGTCGAGCAGGGCGAATTCCCGCAGGTGCTGGGGCCGCTGACGCCGACCGAGGTGCGGGACGTCCCGGCGCCGGACAGCGCGCTGGCAGGGTCCCCCACGGTCAAGAACGCGCAGGCGTCCGTGGTCAAGGTGATCGGCCAAGCGTCGTCCTGTGACCGGCGGCTGGAGGGCACCGGCTTCGTCTACGCACAGAACCGCGTGATGACCAACGCCCACGTGATCGCCGGCACCGACGAAGTGAAGGTCGAGGTGCTCGGCGAGCCGTACGAGGCGAAGGTGGTCTGGTACGACCCGGACGTCGACGTCGCGGTTCTGGAGGTCGACGACCTCGAGGCGCCGGTGCTGAAGTTCAACCAGCGGGCGGTCAGCGGAGCGGACGCGATCGTCGTCGGCTATCCGGAGGACGGTCCGTACACCGCGACCCCGGCCCGGATCCGCGACGAGCGGGTGATCAAGGGCCCGAACATCTACCAGTCCGGCCAGGTGCAGCGCGAAGTGCTGATGCTGCGCTCCGAGGTGCGGAGCGGCAACTCCGGTGGCCCACTGCTCGCCGCCGACGGCACCGTGTACGGCGTCGTCTTCGCGGCTGCGGTCGACGACCCGGACACCGGTTTCGCGCTGAGCGTCGACCAGGTGACCGAGGCGGCCGTCAACGGCCAGCGGGCCACCGAGGAGGTCAGCACCCAGGGCTGCGACTGA
- the nth gene encoding endonuclease III yields the protein MHRILTETHPDAHCELDFTTPLELAVATILSAQTTDVRVNLTTPTLFAKYRTAEDYAGADRTELETILKPTGFFRAKTTSLIGLGQALVERFDGELPRTLAELVTLPGIGRKTANVVLGNAFGIPGITVDTHFGRLVRRFGWTAEEDPVKVEQIVGDLFPRKDWTMLSHRLIFHGRRVCHARKPACGACTLAPLCPAYGTGPTDLPTAVKLLKGPRVDELAALVGA from the coding sequence ATGCACCGGATCCTCACCGAGACCCACCCCGACGCGCATTGCGAACTGGATTTCACCACGCCGCTGGAGCTCGCGGTCGCCACGATCCTGTCGGCGCAGACAACCGACGTCCGGGTCAACCTGACCACGCCGACGTTGTTCGCGAAGTACCGGACGGCCGAGGACTACGCCGGTGCCGACCGCACCGAGTTGGAGACGATCCTCAAGCCGACCGGCTTCTTCCGGGCGAAGACGACCTCGCTGATCGGACTGGGCCAAGCTCTGGTCGAGCGGTTCGACGGTGAGCTGCCCCGGACGCTGGCGGAGCTGGTCACGCTACCGGGCATCGGGCGCAAGACCGCGAACGTCGTCCTCGGCAACGCGTTCGGGATTCCGGGCATCACTGTCGACACGCACTTCGGGCGTCTCGTGCGGCGGTTCGGCTGGACCGCCGAGGAAGATCCGGTCAAGGTCGAGCAGATCGTCGGCGACCTGTTCCCTCGCAAAGACTGGACGATGCTCTCCCATCGGCTGATCTTCCACGGCCGACGTGTCTGCCACGCTCGCAAACCCGCCTGCGGAGCGTGCACGCTGGCGCCCCTGTGCCCCGCGTACGGCACCGGCCCGACCGACCTGCCGACAGCGGTGAAGCTGCTCAAGGGCCCTCGGGTCGACGAGCTGGCCGCGTTGGTCGGGGCGTGA
- a CDS encoding serine/threonine-protein kinase, with amino-acid sequence MRSEASGTQPASPVAGLSDLTVLARGGYSTVYRARQDSIGREVALKIDTRSLESERDRRRFLREAEAAGRMSGHPNVVNVYDAGVTEDNHPYLVMELCTGGSYATRLRQHGPLSPAEVRDVGVKIADALQAAHDNGILHRDVKPGNILINRYGVPGLADFGLAALPDPNRELSVTIEALTPAYAPPEVFRMEPPTPLGDQYALGASLYALLSGRPPRWPETGTPSLATMVMMLDEPVPDIPGVPASFSNVLRQAMAPYAEDRFGTAAELRDALAAMDLDPDTGSRHAFGAVGPVSGPSAPSSGAPSSAPPSSGPPSSGPPSYRPQSAPPYSGGGYAAGTGGPVTGGWQQGGLPPARPHSGPPAQTSPPASFSGPPGPGPTSGPPRGGANPTSVFPSSTFGSAKPDAGGYPPPYGPPPGGFSAPPPGGPPSSGGTKRTLLILGVVVAVLVVAVGIGVAVTGFLAGSDDEPRPPATSVPTDAPQPTSPAGTPLPSPSRSGELPGFPLDGLPTTTTGTNAFGSACEVAVLAATGSGMQAQCPANPECWRDESDGAVKARGCTNNHTWETFVIGTVSSSTRGTDARALRADPHVQFLCSPSVLTAVLTATGQDASGWRTSVSALGATKFRCLAGKGTDELSRPYFV; translated from the coding sequence GTGCGAAGTGAGGCGTCCGGAACCCAACCGGCATCCCCGGTGGCCGGTCTGTCCGATCTGACCGTTCTGGCGCGCGGCGGGTACTCCACCGTCTACCGCGCCCGGCAGGACTCGATCGGCCGCGAGGTCGCGCTCAAAATCGACACCCGTTCGCTGGAGTCCGAGCGTGACCGGCGCCGATTCCTCCGCGAGGCGGAGGCGGCCGGCCGCATGTCCGGCCACCCGAACGTCGTCAACGTCTACGACGCCGGCGTGACCGAGGACAACCACCCGTACCTGGTGATGGAGCTCTGCACCGGCGGCTCGTACGCGACCCGCCTGCGTCAGCACGGCCCACTGTCCCCGGCCGAGGTGCGTGACGTCGGGGTCAAGATCGCGGACGCGCTGCAGGCAGCGCACGACAACGGCATCCTGCACCGGGACGTGAAGCCGGGGAACATCCTCATCAACCGGTACGGGGTGCCGGGCCTGGCGGACTTCGGTCTCGCGGCGCTGCCCGACCCCAACCGGGAACTCTCCGTAACGATCGAGGCGCTGACGCCCGCCTACGCGCCGCCCGAGGTCTTCCGGATGGAGCCTCCGACCCCACTCGGCGACCAGTACGCGCTCGGTGCCTCGCTCTACGCGTTGCTGTCCGGGCGTCCGCCGAGGTGGCCGGAGACGGGAACGCCCAGCCTCGCCACGATGGTGATGATGCTGGATGAGCCGGTCCCGGACATCCCGGGTGTTCCGGCGTCGTTCTCGAACGTGTTGCGGCAGGCGATGGCGCCGTACGCGGAGGACCGGTTCGGGACGGCCGCCGAGCTCCGGGACGCGCTGGCCGCGATGGATCTCGATCCGGACACCGGGTCGCGGCACGCGTTCGGCGCGGTGGGGCCGGTGAGCGGACCGTCTGCGCCGTCGTCCGGAGCACCCTCGTCTGCACCGCCGTCGTCGGGACCGCCCTCGTCCGGACCGCCGTCGTACCGGCCGCAGTCGGCACCGCCGTACTCCGGCGGCGGGTACGCCGCCGGCACGGGCGGCCCGGTGACCGGAGGCTGGCAGCAGGGCGGTTTGCCGCCGGCGCGTCCGCACAGTGGTCCGCCTGCGCAGACCAGCCCACCTGCGTCGTTCAGCGGCCCGCCCGGCCCCGGGCCGACCAGCGGACCGCCGCGCGGCGGTGCCAACCCCACCTCGGTGTTCCCGAGCAGCACGTTCGGCTCCGCGAAACCGGACGCCGGGGGATACCCCCCGCCGTACGGTCCGCCGCCGGGCGGCTTCTCCGCGCCGCCACCGGGTGGTCCGCCGAGCAGCGGCGGGACGAAGCGCACGCTGCTCATTCTCGGCGTCGTAGTGGCCGTATTGGTGGTCGCCGTCGGGATCGGGGTCGCGGTAACCGGCTTCCTCGCCGGTTCTGACGACGAGCCGCGTCCGCCGGCGACGTCGGTGCCGACCGATGCCCCGCAGCCCACCTCCCCGGCGGGGACGCCGCTGCCTTCGCCGTCACGAAGCGGAGAGCTGCCTGGCTTCCCGCTCGACGGGCTGCCGACCACCACCACCGGCACCAACGCGTTCGGTAGCGCCTGTGAGGTGGCGGTGCTGGCCGCGACCGGCTCCGGGATGCAGGCGCAGTGCCCGGCCAATCCGGAGTGCTGGCGGGACGAGTCCGACGGCGCGGTGAAGGCTCGTGGTTGCACGAACAACCACACGTGGGAAACGTTCGTGATCGGAACGGTCTCGTCCAGCACGCGGGGCACCGACGCGCGGGCGCTGCGCGCCGATCCGCACGTGCAGTTCCTGTGCTCGCCGTCGGTTCTCACCGCGGTGCTCACCGCGACCGGCCAGGACGCCAGCGGGTGGCGCACGAGCGTGTCCGCGCTCGGAGCCACGAAGTTCCGCTGCCTGGCCGGCAAAGGCACCGACGAACTAAGCCGCCCCTACTTCGTCTAG
- a CDS encoding SseB family protein: protein MSSELEDLLAAAAADPDALGPALAALRDADLVVPVPPPTADGAAPLAWATATVDGRTWLPAFTSVDAFGRSGAGESSRPIGFLQLAAFWPDPHWHLAVNPGLESRLLLEAGTVARLAREDPDVDAERPVLQKVLTFDQVTGYLAGEYSAISGFAHRLADASLPDDPAALLAALGLGTDVCDADGAIYLLRWALVGSALYRVPYGGADEAGAAAMFGWVVEPPPFRGTGFVPGPELVIREYKVDGVLPPHGSEIYRLPPGGPEQRIAVFDADQRRWLLVRAA, encoded by the coding sequence GTGAGCTCGGAGCTGGAGGACCTGCTGGCTGCGGCCGCGGCGGATCCGGACGCGTTGGGCCCGGCCCTCGCCGCGTTACGCGACGCCGACCTGGTCGTCCCGGTGCCGCCGCCTACCGCCGATGGAGCCGCGCCGTTGGCGTGGGCCACCGCGACCGTCGACGGCCGGACGTGGTTGCCGGCGTTCACGTCGGTGGACGCGTTCGGCCGCTCCGGAGCCGGTGAATCGAGCCGGCCGATCGGGTTCCTCCAGCTCGCCGCGTTCTGGCCGGATCCGCACTGGCACCTCGCGGTGAACCCAGGCCTGGAGTCCCGGCTGCTGCTCGAGGCAGGCACGGTCGCGCGGCTGGCGCGGGAGGATCCGGACGTCGACGCGGAGCGGCCGGTGCTGCAGAAGGTGCTCACGTTCGACCAGGTGACCGGCTATCTGGCCGGCGAATACTCGGCGATCAGCGGGTTCGCGCACCGGCTCGCCGACGCGTCGCTGCCGGACGATCCGGCGGCGTTGCTGGCGGCACTCGGGCTCGGAACCGACGTCTGCGACGCTGACGGCGCGATCTACCTGCTGCGGTGGGCGCTGGTCGGGTCGGCCCTCTACCGGGTGCCGTACGGCGGCGCCGACGAGGCGGGCGCGGCAGCGATGTTCGGGTGGGTCGTGGAACCGCCGCCGTTCCGCGGCACCGGGTTCGTGCCCGGCCCCGAGCTGGTGATCCGCGAATACAAGGTGGACGGCGTACTGCCGCCGCACGGAAGCGAGATCTACCGACTGCCGCCGGGCGGTCCGGAACAGCGGATCGCCGTGTTCGACGCCGACCAGCGCCGCTGGTTGCTGGTGCGGGCCGCCTGA
- a CDS encoding serine/threonine-protein kinase — MEGAAPVPGFTILSVLGSGGFSTVYRALQESIGREVAVKIDHRVLLDEADRARFRAEVRAAGQVSGHPNVIDIHDAGITADGRAYLVMELCPAGSLADYLRQHGSMPLTQVLDVGVAIADALAAAHRVGVVHRDVKPANVLYDRYGHPELADFGLAARYDPTTESTTTLELLTPAYAAPEMFWSRRPTPAVDVYGLSATLYALLTGRPPRWPAGAGSLTDGEIAALHSAPIPRIPGVPDSVVAVLRAGMAREPENRLPTAGALRDALRAQRAALGSAPERLADPGAPGADHDVADQPTARLPRLRPPAGGST; from the coding sequence GTGGAGGGTGCCGCCCCGGTCCCGGGGTTCACGATCCTGTCCGTGTTGGGCAGCGGCGGATTCTCCACGGTGTACCGGGCACTTCAGGAGTCGATCGGCCGCGAGGTCGCGGTGAAGATCGACCACCGTGTGCTGCTCGACGAGGCGGACCGGGCCCGATTCCGCGCCGAGGTGCGTGCGGCGGGGCAGGTCTCCGGTCATCCGAACGTGATCGACATCCACGACGCCGGGATCACCGCCGACGGCCGCGCGTACCTGGTCATGGAACTCTGCCCGGCCGGATCGCTCGCCGACTACCTGCGTCAGCACGGCTCGATGCCGCTGACCCAGGTGCTCGACGTCGGGGTGGCGATCGCGGACGCTTTGGCGGCCGCGCACCGGGTCGGTGTCGTGCATCGGGACGTGAAGCCCGCCAACGTGCTCTACGACCGGTACGGGCATCCGGAGCTGGCCGACTTCGGGCTCGCGGCCCGGTACGACCCGACCACCGAGTCGACGACGACGCTGGAGCTGCTCACCCCGGCGTACGCGGCGCCGGAGATGTTCTGGTCGCGCCGTCCGACGCCTGCGGTGGACGTGTACGGCTTGTCCGCGACGCTCTACGCGCTCCTCACCGGCCGTCCGCCGCGCTGGCCGGCCGGGGCGGGGAGCCTCACCGACGGCGAGATCGCGGCGCTGCACTCCGCGCCGATCCCGAGGATCCCCGGCGTGCCGGACTCGGTGGTCGCGGTGCTACGCGCCGGGATGGCCCGGGAGCCGGAGAACCGGCTCCCCACCGCCGGGGCGCTGCGGGACGCGCTGCGGGCCCAGCGAGCCGCGCTCGGCAGCGCACCGGAGCGGCTCGCCGACCCGGGTGCGCCCGGAGCCGACCACGACGTGGCCGACCAGCCCACCGCTCGCCTCCCGCGGCTGCGCCCGCCTGCCGGAGGAAGTACGTAG
- a CDS encoding TlpA disulfide reductase family protein translates to MSGRLRLFAAAALLTLVAACGGGDVDDPAVASSTPASFRNSGFAACPTGAGEPPADSPLAGVTALPCMDGSGTSVRVGAPTGRPLVLNLWGSWCPPCGAEMPSFVRLARAAGSRLAVLGVNTADDARRAVAAAGDLDVTFANVYDRDQRVRKALGVNALPVTVFVAADGEVVHVYRGAPLTDATLTALVSRYLGVKVE, encoded by the coding sequence GTGAGCGGACGGCTCCGGCTGTTCGCCGCGGCGGCTCTGCTCACGCTGGTGGCCGCGTGCGGTGGTGGGGACGTCGACGACCCCGCGGTCGCGTCGTCGACGCCGGCTTCGTTCCGGAACAGCGGGTTCGCGGCCTGCCCGACCGGCGCCGGGGAGCCACCCGCCGACAGTCCGCTCGCAGGCGTCACCGCATTGCCTTGCATGGACGGGAGCGGCACCTCGGTCAGGGTCGGCGCTCCGACCGGGCGTCCGCTGGTACTCAACCTGTGGGGATCGTGGTGCCCGCCGTGCGGTGCGGAGATGCCGTCGTTCGTCCGGCTGGCACGAGCGGCAGGTAGCCGCCTGGCCGTGCTCGGGGTCAACACGGCCGACGACGCCCGGCGCGCGGTCGCCGCCGCCGGTGACCTGGACGTCACGTTCGCCAACGTCTACGACCGGGACCAGCGGGTGCGCAAGGCGCTGGGCGTGAACGCGCTGCCCGTGACCGTGTTCGTCGCCGCGGACGGCGAAGTCGTCCACGTCTATCGCGGCGCGCCGCTCACCGACGCGACCCTGACTGCGTTGGTCAGCCGATATCTCGGCGTGAAGGTGGAATGA